A portion of the Camelus bactrianus isolate YW-2024 breed Bactrian camel chromosome 25, ASM4877302v1, whole genome shotgun sequence genome contains these proteins:
- the TP53INP1 gene encoding tumor protein p53-inducible nuclear protein 1 isoform X1, which translates to MFQRLNKMFVGEVSTSSNREPEFSEKEDDEWILVDFIDTCTGFSAVEDEEEEDVSEESPAEHPSVFSCLPASLDCLADTSDSCFLQFESCPMEESWFITPPPCFTAGGLTTIKVETSPMENLLIEHPSMSVYAVHNSCPSLSEARCGTEEFHNPSSPRVEAENEVGQHIHCYVAALAAHTAFLEQPKSFRPSQWIKEHSERQSLNRNSLRRQNLTRDCHSRPVKHSGWAVHQPCPRQYNY; encoded by the exons ATGTTCCAGAGACTGAATAAAATGTTTGTGGGTGAAGTCAGTACTTCTTCCAACCGAGAACCAGAATTTAGTGAGAAAGAAGATGATGAATGGATCCTTGTTGACTTCATAG ACACTTGCACTGGTTTCTCAGCAGTGGAAGACGAGGAAGAAGAAGACGTCAGTGAAGAGTCACCCGCCGAGCACCCTTCAGTCTTTTCCTGTTTACCTGCGTCTCTTGACTGCTTAGCTGATACAAGTGATTCCTGCTTCCTCCAGTTTGAGTCCTGCCCGATGGAGGAGAGCTGGTTTATCACCCCTCCCCCGTGTTTTACTGCAGGTGGATTAACCACTATCAAGGTGGAAACCAGTCCAATGGAAAACCTTCTCATCGAACATCCCAGCATGTCTGTCTACGCTGTGCATAATTCCTGCCCCAGCCTCAGTGAGGCCCGCTGTGGGACCGAGGAATTTCATAACCCAAGTAGTCCCAG AGTGGAAGCGGAGAATGAAGTGGGGCAGCACATTCATTGCTATGTTGCAGCTCTCGCCGCTCATACAGCCTTTCTGGAACAACCCAAGAGCTTTCGCCCTTCCCAGTGGATAAAAGAACACAGTGAGAGACAGTCTCTGAACAGAAATAGTCTTCGTCGCCAAAATCTTACCAGGGATTGCCACTCTCGGCCAGTCAAGCACAGCGGCTGGGCTGTCCATCAGCCCTGCCCACGTCAGTACAATTACTGA
- the TP53INP1 gene encoding tumor protein p53-inducible nuclear protein 1 isoform X2 produces MFQRLNKMFVGEVSTSSNREPEFSEKEDDEWILVDFIDTCTGFSAVEDEEEEDVSEESPAEHPSVFSCLPASLDCLADTSDSCFLQFESCPMEESWFITPPPCFTAGGLTTIKVETSPMENLLIEHPSMSVYAVHNSCPSLSEARCGTEEFHNPSSPRARKSCL; encoded by the exons ATGTTCCAGAGACTGAATAAAATGTTTGTGGGTGAAGTCAGTACTTCTTCCAACCGAGAACCAGAATTTAGTGAGAAAGAAGATGATGAATGGATCCTTGTTGACTTCATAG ACACTTGCACTGGTTTCTCAGCAGTGGAAGACGAGGAAGAAGAAGACGTCAGTGAAGAGTCACCCGCCGAGCACCCTTCAGTCTTTTCCTGTTTACCTGCGTCTCTTGACTGCTTAGCTGATACAAGTGATTCCTGCTTCCTCCAGTTTGAGTCCTGCCCGATGGAGGAGAGCTGGTTTATCACCCCTCCCCCGTGTTTTACTGCAGGTGGATTAACCACTATCAAGGTGGAAACCAGTCCAATGGAAAACCTTCTCATCGAACATCCCAGCATGTCTGTCTACGCTGTGCATAATTCCTGCCCCAGCCTCAGTGAGGCCCGCTGTGGGACCGAGGAATTTCATAACCCAAGTAGTCCCAG GGCCAGGAAAAGCTGCTTATAA